From Candidatus Electrothrix rattekaaiensis, one genomic window encodes:
- a CDS encoding DUF2809 domain-containing protein, translated as MEKVQRNLLVYLPLIVIIIALGLPARLAPQYLPGWYVTYAGDFLWAMLVFFLYALLFRLSTKFSFCIALITAYLIEISQLFHPAWLDYLRSIRLLGFVLGFGFLWSDLIAYALGIFLAAGIDRLLLSLKKIQP; from the coding sequence ATGGAAAAAGTACAGCGCAACCTGCTGGTCTATCTCCCGCTGATTGTAATCATCATCGCACTCGGCCTGCCTGCCCGCCTTGCTCCGCAATACCTGCCGGGCTGGTATGTCACCTATGCCGGTGATTTTCTCTGGGCCATGCTGGTCTTTTTTCTCTACGCTCTCCTGTTTCGCCTTTCCACGAAATTTTCTTTCTGCATTGCGCTGATCACTGCGTACCTCATAGAAATTTCTCAGCTCTTTCATCCGGCCTGGCTGGACTATCTCCGTTCTATCCGCCTGCTTGGTTTTGTGCTTGGCTTCGGCTTTCTCTGGTCTGATCTGATCGCCTATGCGCTGGGTATTTTCCTGGCCGCTGGCATTGATCGGCTGCTGCTTTCCTTGAAAAAAATACAACCATGA
- the ruvC gene encoding crossover junction endodeoxyribonuclease RuvC, which translates to MRIIGIDPGSRITGYGIIDKQGPGLGFVTCGTIRTGTEKDFSRRLLIIFDGLSEVMEQHTPEVAAVEDLFSAHNVRSALKLGQARGAAVTAAMKQGLSVYDYTPRVVKQAVAGYGHAEKEQVQHMVRTLLGLSGAPSSDAADALAVAICHANHMDRL; encoded by the coding sequence GTGCGGATCATCGGCATTGATCCTGGTTCCCGGATTACCGGCTACGGCATTATTGATAAGCAGGGGCCGGGACTGGGGTTTGTCACCTGCGGTACTATTCGTACCGGCACGGAAAAGGATTTTTCCCGTCGCCTGTTGATCATCTTTGACGGACTCTCCGAGGTGATGGAACAACATACGCCGGAGGTCGCAGCGGTGGAAGACCTGTTTTCCGCCCATAATGTGCGCTCGGCCCTCAAACTCGGTCAGGCCAGAGGCGCGGCTGTGACGGCGGCCATGAAACAGGGGCTGTCAGTGTATGATTACACACCCCGGGTGGTCAAGCAGGCTGTGGCAGGCTACGGGCATGCGGAAAAGGAGCAGGTCCAGCACATGGTGCGCACCCTGCTCGGCCTCAGCGGCGCACCGAGCAGCGATGCCGCCGATGCCCTAGCCGTGGCTATCTGTCATGCCAATCATATGGATCGATTATAG
- a CDS encoding YebC/PmpR family DNA-binding transcriptional regulator, translated as MSGHSKWSTIKRKKGANDAKRGKIFTKLIKEITVAAKMGGGDPDGNPRLRSAINAAKTENMPKDNIDRAIKKGSGDLDGAVYEEILYEGYGPAGVAVLVETMTDNKNRTVADIRHYFAKSNGNLGESGCVAWMFDQRGVITVDAEGVDEEELMELAIEAGAEDVVEEEGSFRILTAPEDFNDVVDTLEKAEIKMDEASISMVPQNTVEVAEEKPAKNLLNLLDNLEDHDDVQKVHANFDIPDEIIEALS; from the coding sequence GTGTCAGGACATTCAAAATGGAGCACCATTAAGAGGAAGAAAGGTGCCAATGATGCAAAACGAGGCAAGATTTTCACCAAATTGATCAAAGAGATCACTGTGGCGGCCAAGATGGGCGGCGGCGACCCGGACGGCAATCCCAGGTTGCGCAGTGCCATTAATGCGGCCAAGACCGAGAACATGCCCAAGGATAATATCGACCGAGCCATCAAAAAAGGGAGCGGTGATCTGGACGGCGCGGTCTACGAAGAGATCCTCTACGAGGGCTACGGGCCTGCTGGCGTGGCTGTGCTGGTGGAGACTATGACCGATAATAAGAACCGTACCGTAGCGGATATCCGTCATTATTTTGCCAAGAGTAACGGCAATCTCGGTGAGTCCGGCTGCGTGGCCTGGATGTTTGATCAGCGGGGTGTGATTACGGTTGACGCTGAAGGCGTGGATGAAGAAGAGCTGATGGAGCTGGCTATTGAGGCTGGTGCGGAAGACGTGGTCGAAGAGGAAGGTAGCTTCCGCATTCTCACCGCTCCCGAGGACTTTAACGATGTGGTTGATACCTTGGAAAAAGCCGAGATCAAGATGGATGAGGCATCTATTTCAATGGTACCGCAGAATACCGTGGAAGTGGCTGAAGAGAAACCGGCCAAGAATCTGCTGAACCTGCTGGATAATCTGGAAGATCATGACGATGTCCAGAAAGTCCATGCCAATTTTGACATCCCAGACGAAATCATAGAGGCCCTGTCATAG
- a CDS encoding HNH endonuclease signature motif containing protein encodes MVNIDRNSFVDAEVWINTFFTKHGSIQKIADFLSGQIEYAHKFNADNWNLNLDINGKFLRFNIGQEYCIQIDKDEILVLCLRSSIPESILGRTIELYFRGYRNGLPINTKIFGESPDCLDKVPDSVGLVLTKNVPYLLPFIKKSNGQFIQYAISHTKILPQMRSAHSVGAVEYLSSLVGRQLPHPSFVQDAIYKNEVRIERQIRKISDDRLLALSKKQKQGRRKIQATTSVYLRNPYLVELTKRQAGGKCQDCNKPAPFVSKKTGEPYLEVHHIIPLAEDGPDSRENLLALCPNCHRKRHHG; translated from the coding sequence ATGGTCAACATAGACAGGAATAGCTTTGTAGATGCGGAAGTGTGGATCAATACGTTTTTTACAAAACACGGCTCCATTCAAAAAATAGCAGACTTTTTATCAGGGCAAATTGAGTATGCGCATAAGTTTAATGCTGATAATTGGAATTTAAATTTAGATATAAACGGAAAATTTCTTCGCTTCAATATAGGGCAGGAATACTGCATTCAGATAGATAAAGATGAAATTTTAGTTCTATGCCTCAGAAGCTCTATTCCTGAGTCAATACTTGGCAGGACGATTGAGTTATATTTCAGAGGGTATAGGAATGGTCTCCCCATAAACACAAAGATATTTGGCGAGTCTCCAGATTGCCTTGACAAGGTTCCTGATTCAGTTGGGTTGGTGCTCACAAAAAATGTTCCTTACTTGCTTCCGTTCATAAAAAAAAGTAATGGGCAATTCATCCAGTACGCTATCTCACATACAAAAATTTTGCCGCAAATGAGAAGTGCGCATTCTGTTGGCGCAGTGGAGTATCTATCCAGTCTTGTCGGTAGGCAACTGCCTCATCCTTCTTTCGTGCAGGATGCAATCTATAAGAATGAGGTACGTATTGAACGTCAGATAAGGAAGATATCTGATGATCGGCTATTGGCATTGTCGAAGAAACAAAAACAAGGCCGTCGTAAGATCCAGGCAACAACATCTGTTTACCTGCGCAACCCGTATCTTGTTGAATTGACCAAACGACAAGCTGGAGGAAAATGTCAGGATTGCAATAAACCAGCACCGTTTGTCAGTAAGAAGACCGGTGAGCCGTATTTAGAGGTTCATCATATTATTCCCTTGGCAGAAGATGGGCCAGATAGTAGAGAAAATCTACTTGCTCTTTGTCCTAATTGTCACAGAAAAAGACATCATGGATAG
- a CDS encoding DUF488 domain-containing protein yields the protein MKKETVPVRYPKYYRQRYIMTLLQNLENGVTGAEFQKVLFLSQRETEISYYDFISSGRGFHSFQAVNDLEVLHESGWLEIENNHIRVLRNLPHEKGLKQAEALKLLFFARGKKYRQEHLFSSNAVEQNKVKYFEGESVLFTIGYEGISFEQYVTRLMQQKIRLLCDVRMNPISRKFGFSKGRLSELLPTVGIEYLHIPELGITSGKRKHLHTAVDYQHLFADYRKDMSGKKKHLSKLIDLMDQYGRLALTCFENKPSFCHRHCISDYLQKEKGLKVVHLYD from the coding sequence GTGAAAAAAGAAACTGTTCCGGTGCGGTATCCAAAGTATTACAGGCAGCGTTACATTATGACGCTGCTGCAAAATCTGGAAAATGGTGTAACAGGGGCGGAGTTTCAAAAAGTTCTTTTTCTGTCTCAGCGCGAGACAGAAATTTCCTACTATGATTTTATTTCATCCGGGCGGGGTTTTCATTCCTTTCAGGCTGTTAACGATCTTGAGGTGCTGCATGAATCGGGCTGGCTTGAAATAGAAAATAATCATATAAGAGTGTTACGTAATCTGCCTCATGAAAAAGGGTTAAAGCAGGCAGAGGCTCTGAAATTACTCTTTTTTGCTCGTGGTAAAAAATATCGCCAGGAACATCTTTTTTCTTCAAACGCCGTTGAGCAGAACAAAGTAAAGTATTTTGAAGGAGAGTCTGTTCTTTTTACCATAGGTTACGAGGGGATATCCTTTGAGCAATATGTCACCCGGCTTATGCAGCAGAAAATCCGTTTGCTTTGTGATGTCCGAATGAATCCGATCAGCAGGAAGTTCGGTTTTTCAAAAGGACGCCTGTCAGAGCTGCTCCCGACGGTAGGGATCGAATATTTGCATATTCCAGAGTTGGGCATTACCTCCGGCAAAAGAAAACATCTGCATACGGCCGTTGATTACCAGCATCTTTTTGCCGACTACAGGAAAGATATGTCGGGGAAAAAGAAGCACCTCTCTAAGCTCATTGATCTTATGGATCAGTATGGGAGGCTTGCTTTGACTTGCTTTGAAAATAAGCCTTCGTTTTGCCATCGTCATTGCATCAGTGACTATCTTCAAAAAGAGAAAGGGTTGAAGGTCGTTCATTTATATGACTGA
- a CDS encoding RlmE family RNA methyltransferase yields the protein MRKEQDFYFHKAKKDNYPARSVYKLEEAQKKHKFLKTKQRVLDLGCHPGSWSLYAAKVVGEKGAVVGVDLQHTDIPTQKDHAEIHWLCYDVYSDELVPELRKLWPGFHALISDMAPRTTGNQFSDHQHSLRLCRRALDIANLMLHENGSFYCKVFQGGDFPEFQQECKQRFATIKVVKPQSSRTESREVFLLGRGFKR from the coding sequence ATGCGCAAAGAACAGGATTTTTATTTTCATAAGGCGAAAAAGGATAATTATCCGGCTCGCTCGGTGTACAAGCTGGAAGAGGCTCAGAAAAAGCATAAATTTCTCAAGACAAAACAGCGCGTCCTGGATCTGGGATGTCATCCAGGCAGCTGGAGTTTGTATGCTGCCAAGGTGGTCGGAGAAAAAGGGGCGGTTGTCGGGGTAGATCTCCAGCATACCGATATTCCCACCCAAAAAGACCATGCTGAAATTCATTGGCTCTGTTATGATGTCTATTCTGATGAACTGGTCCCTGAGCTGCGCAAACTTTGGCCCGGTTTTCACGCCCTGATCAGCGATATGGCTCCGAGAACCACCGGTAATCAGTTTTCCGATCACCAGCACTCCCTGCGCCTGTGTCGTCGGGCTTTGGATATTGCTAATCTGATGTTGCACGAAAACGGCAGCTTTTACTGCAAGGTCTTTCAAGGGGGAGATTTCCCTGAATTTCAGCAGGAATGTAAACAGCGTTTTGCGACGATCAAGGTGGTGAAGCCGCAGAGTTCCCGTACTGAGAGCCGGGAGGTTTTTTTGCTGGGGCGCGGGTTTAAGCGGTAG
- a CDS encoding HD domain-containing protein — MKKNDKYILSAATVLALFPDGLVEKLAAVHQKFGGEIYLVGGAVRDLLMGRVPGDLDLTVSHDAEQWAERLRQLTGGTYVELGREEDAARVVLRQGLDVDFSSFRAGARTIEEDLEQRDITVNALAVPVHDLLTGRCQDQDRLPVIDSTGGLADLKQQRVRAVGKKSFPDDPLRMLRVFRFAAVLGFTVAPDTLEQVQQQRESIDRVSKERVAYELDLIMASPRAHQTFIEMRECGLLWEILPELRAGQGMDQPASHHLDVFEHCLEALYQMELVLADLAHYFPATFPVMEEYLRAKKRQVQMKWAALFHDVGKPVTYGINEDKGGRITFYNHDLRGADILTEIARRLRWAKEDTALVARLIGGHMRPFFLANNQRQGKLTLKACLRLVRKIGEHLPGLFLVAMSDALAGKGEASPDDIEQEVAGLFDRLLQVEEKHVTPVRTAPPLITGRDLIEELRLTPGPLFREILELVEEAHMEQRISTRAQALALALTASAAEKRT; from the coding sequence ATGAAAAAGAATGATAAGTATATCCTTTCTGCTGCTACCGTACTGGCCCTGTTCCCGGACGGGTTAGTGGAGAAGCTGGCAGCCGTGCATCAAAAATTTGGTGGCGAAATCTATTTGGTTGGCGGGGCAGTGCGGGATTTGCTCATGGGGCGGGTACCTGGCGATCTTGATCTGACCGTATCCCACGATGCGGAGCAATGGGCGGAGCGATTGCGGCAGCTTACCGGCGGCACCTATGTAGAGCTGGGCCGGGAGGAAGATGCAGCTCGGGTGGTTCTCCGGCAGGGGCTGGATGTGGACTTTTCTTCATTTCGAGCCGGTGCTCGAACGATTGAAGAGGATCTGGAACAACGCGATATCACCGTCAATGCCTTGGCCGTGCCGGTGCATGATCTGCTGACTGGTCGTTGTCAAGATCAGGACAGGCTGCCGGTCATTGATTCTACTGGTGGTCTTGCTGACTTGAAGCAGCAGCGGGTGCGGGCTGTGGGAAAAAAGAGTTTTCCCGATGATCCTCTGCGGATGCTGCGGGTTTTTCGTTTTGCTGCGGTGCTTGGGTTTACGGTTGCGCCGGATACCTTGGAGCAGGTTCAGCAGCAGCGAGAAAGCATTGATCGGGTATCCAAAGAGCGGGTCGCCTATGAATTGGATCTGATCATGGCTTCTCCCCGAGCGCATCAGACCTTTATCGAAATGCGTGAATGTGGTTTGCTTTGGGAGATTCTGCCGGAACTGCGGGCAGGGCAGGGCATGGATCAGCCTGCCAGTCATCATCTTGATGTGTTTGAGCATTGTTTGGAGGCCCTGTATCAGATGGAGCTGGTGCTTGCAGATCTTGCCCATTATTTCCCTGCGACTTTCCCTGTTATGGAGGAGTATCTGAGAGCGAAAAAACGGCAGGTGCAGATGAAATGGGCTGCTCTGTTCCATGATGTGGGCAAACCCGTTACCTATGGGATCAATGAGGACAAAGGCGGGCGGATCACCTTTTATAATCACGACCTGCGCGGCGCGGATATCCTGACCGAGATCGCCCGGCGGCTTCGTTGGGCCAAAGAAGACACTGCGCTGGTCGCTCGGTTGATTGGTGGCCATATGCGTCCGTTTTTTCTTGCCAATAATCAGCGGCAGGGCAAGCTGACCCTGAAAGCCTGTCTGCGTCTGGTGCGAAAAATTGGAGAACACCTTCCTGGTTTGTTTCTGGTCGCCATGTCCGATGCTTTGGCTGGGAAAGGTGAGGCCAGCCCTGATGATATTGAGCAGGAGGTGGCCGGACTTTTTGACCGTCTGCTTCAGGTCGAGGAAAAGCATGTGACCCCGGTGCGCACGGCTCCGCCCTTGATTACGGGCAGGGATCTGATCGAAGAACTCCGCCTCACGCCCGGCCCCCTGTTCCGTGAAATCCTGGAGCTGGTGGAAGAGGCCCATATGGAACAGCGGATCAGTACCCGTGCCCAAGCCTTGGCTTTAGCTTTGACAGCCTCGGCAGCGGAAAAAAGAACCTGA